A window of the Dermatophagoides farinae isolate YC_2012a chromosome 2, ASM2471394v1, whole genome shotgun sequence genome harbors these coding sequences:
- the LOC124495884 gene encoding uncharacterized protein LOC124495884 — protein MTGHSVRFDKNTAGDGPTHGSTGRLSNRRIRRPPYPSQQSLQRLNRYGSRTTSMYRLNHLSPQQKQSIGKSYTSLVHKKHQQQQYEKLTKKQPDDVPIDMEKKESPEPPKRGLYTNKHIASAHRLLSDIPDDEPSFKAKLRSVMNTYNFQILMVVLIILDCVMVLGEMIIELRLFQNEDCPHGHQEAAKQVANAIVSSTIGPLLQTTTVQPIVEHGGHESNVSGHGHEPGHGISAHDRHLSDCEHSAHLLHNVENVFHLTSIFILFLFNVELLVRLYSEGYKYFLHLEIALDALIVMVSFGLDIVFLDHKMKKYLYLLIILRVWRVLRVVHAIITAIRAPHERQIEKLKKKKKMLQRDLAKAYFYSNVLEEEIQNLREYIDSFEIIEEYDDDDLDGSRGYIEKIPVYLRSVQSEQGIRFQSAIENVRNDVNNNKTKDKKHDNDNDDDDDDSDDYNKTNKTK, from the coding sequence ATGACCGGACATTCGGTACGGTTCGACAAGAATACAGCCGGTGATGGCCCTACACATGGATCAACAGGTCGTTTAAGCAACAGACGAATACGAAGACCGCCATATCCATCGCAACAAAGTCTACAGCGATTAAATCGTTATGGCTCTCGTACAACTAGTATGTATCGTTTGAATCATTTAAGTCCACAACAGAAACAATCCATCGGGAAAAGTTATACATCTTTGGTCCACAAGaaacatcagcaacaacaatatgagAAACTTACTAAAAAACAACCGGACGACGTTCCGATTGATatggagaaaaaagaaagtcCGGAACCACCGAAACGTGGTTTGTATACCAACAAACACATTGCTAGCGCACATCGGCTATTGTCGGACATTCCGGATGATGAACCAAGTTTTAAGGCTAAATTACGTTCAGTAATGAATActtataattttcaaattttaatggttgtattgattattttggatTGTGTCATGGTATTGGGTGAAATGATCATCGAATTAAGATTGTTTCAGAATGAAGATTGTCCACACGGACATCAAGAAGCAGCAAAACAAGTGGCGAATGcaattgtttcatcaacGATTGGGCCATTACttcaaacaacaactgtACAACCTATAGTCGAACATGGTGGACATGAATCAAACGTTTCTGGACATGGACATGAGCCTGGTCATGGTATTAGTGCTCATGATCGCCATCTTTCCGATTGTGAACATTCTGCCCACCTGTTGCacaatgttgaaaatgttttccaTTTGACTTCGATTTTCATATTGTTCTTGTTTAATGTAGAACTTTTGGTTCGTCTTTACTCCGAAggatataaatattttttgcaTTTGGAAATCGCATTGGATGCATTGATCGTTATGGTTTCGTTTGGTTTGGATATCGTATTTTTAGatcataaaatgaaaaaatatctttATCTATTGATTATTCTTCGAGTATGGCGTGTATTACGTGTGGTACATGCTATTATAACAGCCATTCGTGCACCACATGAAAGacagattgaaaaattgaagaaaaagaagaaaatgctACAAAGAGATCTGGCCAAAGCATATTTCTATTCGAATGTGCTTGAAGAAGAGATCCAAAATCTTCGAGAATATATTGATagttttgaaattattgaagaatatgatgacgatgatctgGATGGTAGTCGTggatatatagaaaaaatacCAGTTTATCTACGATCAGTTCAATCAGAACAAGGAATACGATTCCAATCGGCTATTGAAAATGTAAGAAATGAtgtcaacaataataaaacaaaggataaaaaacatgacaacgacaacgacgacgacgacgacgacagtgatgattataataaaacgaacaaaactaaataa